In Desulfobulbus oralis, one DNA window encodes the following:
- a CDS encoding sensor histidine kinase, with translation MLTPEQRQEKRRLIRWVIAFCLLVIPVLGYTEYRLLGGQLRLQPRLDTAIFFALINCNALLLLLMLYLVLRQLAELFFERRHQLFGYRLRSKLIVAFIALSFLPSTLLFLFAFGSISASMDYWFNAKVEESLQFSNNMSQAIFADTRKQAEFVSMQLAYQFETGLLNPYDQTLLRDQLGRLMAGTVPGAPDSIQVLDARQQEVISLRSPRLLPVMLPPVATGALRQVASAGAVEVLGVHAPVGELVQAIAPVQLRLPRPQTWFVVVSLLIPSARLAEMQAIQAGLNDYQHLMIVNAPIKLSLNILLVVVTMLIVFGSIWLGLYIARTLTTPIHDLALATRRVAEGDLEFQLDRTTDDEMGTLVDAFNAMTANLGSSRRELAQTHFALQQSNEVSEQRRNYLETILEHVPAGVIALDEDGTITTINRFAVELLAIDPKRFIGHDFHQVLPRQHALVVQSFVQELRETGKAVVERHLRMTIRRDEVLSLQVNVARMVDERGQAAGFVIVFDNLTGLEQAQRLAAWQEVARRIAHEIKNPLTPIQLSAQRLRKRYLPVLTSGQEVFEQCTGTIISQVEEIRKMASEFSEFARMPKLKKAAGDLIGLTTEAVGLYREAHPHIHFDLQLADSLPELFFDAVQIKRVLINLLDNAVTALDRGGIISVALACDPGRGGIVLQVADNGAGIPNEVKLRIFEPYFSTSKSGTGLGLAICQTIVREHGGDIRVTDADPAGTVFSVFLPLG, from the coding sequence ATGCTGACCCCGGAGCAACGCCAGGAAAAACGCCGTCTCATTCGTTGGGTTATCGCCTTTTGCCTGCTCGTTATCCCGGTGCTTGGCTACACGGAGTACCGGTTGCTGGGCGGGCAGCTCCGGTTGCAGCCGCGGCTCGATACTGCGATTTTCTTCGCGCTGATCAACTGCAACGCGCTGCTGCTGCTCCTCATGCTGTATCTGGTGCTGCGGCAGTTGGCCGAGCTGTTCTTCGAGCGCAGGCACCAGCTCTTCGGCTACCGGCTGCGCAGCAAGCTGATTGTCGCCTTTATCGCGCTTTCCTTTTTACCCAGCACCCTGCTGTTTCTCTTTGCCTTTGGCTCGATTTCCGCCTCCATGGACTACTGGTTCAATGCCAAGGTGGAGGAATCGCTCCAGTTTTCCAACAACATGAGTCAGGCCATCTTTGCGGACACCCGCAAGCAGGCTGAATTTGTCAGCATGCAGTTGGCCTACCAGTTCGAGACAGGCCTGCTCAACCCCTATGACCAGACGCTGTTGCGCGATCAGTTGGGCCGGCTGATGGCCGGCACCGTTCCCGGCGCACCGGACAGCATTCAGGTGCTGGATGCCCGCCAGCAGGAAGTGATCTCCCTGCGCAGTCCCCGCCTGCTGCCGGTTATGCTGCCGCCGGTGGCCACCGGCGCCCTGCGGCAGGTGGCGTCTGCCGGCGCGGTGGAGGTGCTGGGCGTGCATGCGCCCGTGGGCGAGCTGGTACAGGCCATTGCGCCGGTGCAGCTTCGTTTGCCCAGGCCCCAGACCTGGTTCGTGGTGGTTTCCCTGCTGATTCCCTCGGCGCGACTTGCCGAGATGCAGGCCATTCAGGCCGGTCTGAACGACTACCAGCACCTGATGATTGTCAATGCGCCGATCAAGCTGAGCCTGAACATCCTGCTCGTGGTCGTGACCATGCTGATCGTGTTCGGTTCCATCTGGCTCGGCCTCTATATCGCCCGTACCCTGACCACGCCGATCCACGATCTGGCGCTGGCGACCCGCCGGGTGGCGGAGGGCGACCTCGAATTCCAGCTTGACCGTACGACTGACGATGAGATGGGCACCCTGGTGGATGCCTTCAATGCCATGACCGCCAATCTCGGCAGTTCCAGAAGGGAACTGGCCCAGACCCATTTCGCGCTGCAGCAGAGCAACGAGGTTTCGGAGCAGCGCCGCAACTATCTGGAAACCATTCTGGAACACGTGCCGGCGGGCGTCATTGCCCTGGACGAGGACGGCACCATCACCACCATCAACCGTTTTGCGGTGGAGCTGCTGGCCATAGATCCGAAGCGCTTCATCGGTCACGATTTTCATCAGGTGCTGCCCCGGCAGCACGCGCTTGTGGTCCAGAGTTTCGTGCAGGAACTCAGGGAGACCGGGAAAGCTGTGGTGGAGCGGCATCTGCGCATGACCATCCGGCGGGACGAGGTGCTGTCTTTGCAGGTCAACGTGGCCCGCATGGTGGACGAGCGCGGTCAAGCCGCAGGCTTTGTCATCGTGTTCGACAATCTCACCGGTCTGGAACAGGCCCAGCGGCTTGCCGCTTGGCAGGAAGTGGCCCGCCGCATTGCCCACGAGATCAAGAATCCGCTCACGCCCATCCAGCTTTCGGCCCAGCGTCTGCGCAAACGCTATCTGCCCGTTCTGACCAGCGGGCAGGAGGTGTTCGAGCAGTGTACGGGCACCATCATCTCGCAGGTGGAAGAGATCCGTAAAATGGCCTCCGAGTTTTCCGAATTCGCCCGCATGCCCAAGCTGAAGAAGGCCGCCGGCGACCTGATCGGTCTGACCACCGAGGCGGTGGGGCTCTACCGGGAGGCACATCCGCATATCCATTTTGACCTGCAGCTTGCGGACAGCCTGCCCGAGCTGTTTTTTGACGCGGTGCAGATCAAGCGGGTGCTGATCAATCTCCTGGACAATGCGGTGACTGCCCTGGACAGAGGTGGCATCATCAGCGTCGCCCTGGCCTGTGATCCGGGCAGGGGCGGCATTGTGCTGCAGGTGGCCGACAACGGGGCCGGCATTCCGAACGAGGTGAAGCTGCGCATTTTCGAGCCCTATTTTTCCACCAGCAAGTCTGGTACCGGCCTGGGCCTGGCCATCTGCCAGACCATTGTGCGCGAGCACGGCGGAGATATTCGCGTGACAGACGCCGATCCAGCGGGTACGGTTTTTTCCGTTTTTCTGCCTCTGGGCTGA
- a CDS encoding NfeD family protein, which yields MLSIIAAHPVLFWFLFGIFCLVLELVMPGFFIFFFGLGAWCAALAGLVPHISMSAQILIFLVASIALLILLRAKFQKLFIGGARDVDTNDDFVPQGDLVEVVEDIVPPAAGKVKYGGSFWRAVSARPVASGERVRVVAKNNLILTVEAVQVETTEGE from the coding sequence ATGCTGTCCATAATCGCTGCCCATCCGGTGCTGTTCTGGTTTCTCTTCGGCATCTTCTGTCTGGTGCTGGAACTGGTGATGCCCGGCTTTTTCATCTTTTTTTTCGGTCTGGGCGCGTGGTGCGCGGCACTGGCCGGGCTGGTGCCCCATATTTCAATGTCTGCCCAGATCCTGATCTTCCTGGTGGCCAGCATAGCGCTTTTGATCCTGCTCAGGGCCAAGTTCCAGAAGCTGTTCATCGGCGGAGCGCGGGACGTGGATACCAACGACGATTTCGTACCCCAGGGGGATCTGGTCGAAGTGGTGGAAGACATCGTGCCGCCTGCAGCCGGCAAGGTCAAATACGGCGGCTCCTTTTGGCGGGCCGTATCTGCCCGGCCTGTGGCCAGCGGCGAGCGCGTGCGGGTCGTGGCCAAAAACAATCTGATACTGACCGTTGAAGCGGTGCAGGTCGAAACAACAGAAGGAGAATGA
- a CDS encoding SPFH domain-containing protein, producing the protein MDSFLVGLLVFAAFVILVLVKTAVVVPQRSEYVVERLGKYRATLAAGFHVLIPFIDKVAYRRNLKEEPLDIPSQTCITADNVTLEVDGVLYMQVVDSRLSAYGIADYHFAAMQLAQTSLRSAIGKITLDNTFEARESLNRQVVDALDEAAQNWGVKVLRYEIRDIQPPTSVLDSMEKQMKAERDKRAEIARSEGERQAKINRAEGEKAQAIALSEGEKMRRINEAEGRAQEILKVAQASAEGIRKVAAALNEVGGRDAANLEVAQKYVEQFGHLAKAGNTLIIPANLADVPSMVATVMATLKTDGKPESGRQRETA; encoded by the coding sequence ATGGATAGTTTTCTGGTGGGGCTGCTGGTTTTTGCGGCATTTGTTATCCTGGTACTTGTCAAAACCGCGGTGGTCGTGCCGCAGCGCAGCGAATACGTGGTGGAACGGCTGGGCAAGTACCGCGCCACCCTGGCGGCCGGCTTCCACGTGCTGATTCCCTTTATCGACAAGGTGGCCTACCGCCGGAATCTGAAGGAGGAGCCCCTGGATATTCCGTCCCAGACCTGCATCACGGCGGACAATGTCACCCTGGAGGTGGACGGCGTGCTCTACATGCAGGTGGTCGATTCCAGGCTTTCGGCCTACGGCATTGCGGATTACCACTTCGCGGCCATGCAACTGGCCCAGACGAGCCTGCGCTCCGCCATCGGCAAGATCACCCTGGACAACACCTTCGAGGCCAGGGAAAGCCTGAACCGGCAGGTGGTGGACGCCCTGGACGAGGCGGCCCAGAACTGGGGCGTCAAGGTGCTGCGTTACGAGATCCGGGACATCCAGCCGCCGACGAGCGTGTTGGATTCCATGGAAAAGCAGATGAAGGCAGAGCGCGACAAACGCGCTGAAATTGCCCGTTCCGAAGGCGAACGGCAGGCCAAAATCAACCGGGCCGAGGGTGAAAAGGCCCAGGCCATTGCGCTCTCCGAAGGTGAAAAGATGCGGCGCATCAACGAGGCCGAAGGCCGGGCCCAGGAGATTCTGAAGGTTGCCCAGGCCAGCGCCGAAGGCATCCGCAAGGTGGCGGCGGCGCTGAACGAAGTGGGCGGTCGCGACGCGGCCAATCTGGAGGTGGCCCAGAAATATGTCGAGCAGTTCGGCCATCTGGCCAAGGCGGGCAATACCCTGATTATCCCGGCCAATCTGGCCGATGTGCCCAGCATGGTGGCCACCGTGATGGCCACCCTGAAGACGGACGGGAAGCCCGAGTCGGGCCGGCAACGGGAAACAGCCTGA
- a CDS encoding FecR domain-containing protein, with protein sequence MTLQRSPYRRPLWGMLLLGFFFVLGFGLQPGMAAAEAGSVAVPLQVAAGTNLIHLAQEYCKHPEDWRHIARINRLSPPYIIYADSEIDVPMELLQLEHLSLQVVTVSGRATVQKTDGTHAVLQQGASVAPGETVVTGRESFVQLLFPNGVYTRVEPDSTLSVSYLFSLEDGKIKAEALLTRGEVIHSTLGKKLRFNDSMRTCTPVVITGIRGTEYRLKAEGGGATRVETLQGAVTVRSGSRVLRLRADEGIRARQGGRLDAPQALPPPPVAAVASLYRTLPVKIQLPKRADVKTAHVRLSTDAEGQNTVYEHIAAAGAPLLVQNVPDGRYFAFFSVTDGRGFESREWAAQAMTVRTTPPAPMVSVPRNGSVQWGRTATLTWLESEQAVGYRVQVARDAAFRDMVDEKVQSASTYVSPDLAPGLYHGRVLAEAKDGFQSDYSPVVSWEQKEAPVMEGMESSTEAPPVLQWSAMGPGWLYELQAAKDRDFRKMLVAAKALGEPAYTFPDRLDPGRYYIRMRAIDSQGQATPWTPSQTLTVKNPPRTLEGCLIGALVLVVILL encoded by the coding sequence ATGACGCTGCAACGCTCGCCGTACAGGCGCCCTTTGTGGGGGATGCTCTTGCTGGGCTTTTTTTTCGTTCTGGGCTTTGGCCTGCAGCCCGGCATGGCGGCCGCCGAGGCCGGTTCCGTCGCGGTGCCGCTCCAGGTCGCGGCCGGCACCAATCTGATTCATCTTGCCCAGGAGTACTGCAAGCATCCGGAGGACTGGAGGCACATCGCCAGGATCAACCGGCTGTCGCCGCCCTATATCATCTATGCGGACAGTGAAATCGATGTGCCCATGGAACTGCTGCAGCTCGAGCACCTCTCGCTTCAGGTGGTTACGGTGAGTGGGCGGGCCACGGTGCAGAAGACCGATGGCACCCATGCCGTCCTGCAGCAGGGGGCCAGCGTGGCCCCGGGCGAGACCGTGGTCACCGGCCGGGAGTCCTTTGTGCAGCTCCTGTTTCCCAATGGCGTCTACACCCGGGTGGAGCCGGATTCGACGCTCTCCGTCAGCTACCTGTTCTCGCTGGAGGATGGCAAGATCAAGGCCGAGGCCCTGTTGACCCGTGGCGAGGTCATACACAGCACGCTTGGCAAGAAACTCCGCTTCAACGACAGCATGCGCACCTGTACGCCCGTGGTCATCACCGGCATTCGCGGTACGGAATACCGGCTGAAGGCCGAGGGCGGGGGCGCCACCCGGGTGGAAACCCTGCAGGGTGCGGTGACCGTACGATCTGGTTCCAGAGTGCTTCGGCTGCGTGCCGACGAGGGTATCCGCGCGCGGCAGGGCGGCAGACTGGACGCGCCCCAGGCCCTGCCTCCGCCGCCTGTGGCTGCCGTTGCCAGCCTGTATCGCACGCTGCCGGTCAAAATCCAGCTCCCGAAACGGGCGGATGTCAAAACGGCCCATGTGCGCCTGAGCACGGACGCCGAAGGCCAGAACACGGTGTATGAGCATATTGCGGCCGCAGGCGCGCCCCTCCTTGTGCAGAACGTGCCGGACGGCCGCTATTTTGCCTTTTTCAGCGTAACGGACGGCAGGGGCTTTGAGAGCAGGGAGTGGGCTGCACAGGCCATGACGGTGCGCACCACGCCGCCGGCGCCCATGGTGAGCGTTCCGCGCAACGGGTCCGTTCAGTGGGGCCGGACAGCGACTCTGACCTGGCTCGAGTCCGAACAGGCGGTGGGTTACCGGGTGCAGGTGGCCCGCGACGCGGCCTTCAGGGACATGGTGGACGAAAAGGTCCAGAGCGCGTCCACCTATGTCAGCCCGGATCTGGCGCCCGGCCTGTACCATGGCCGGGTACTGGCCGAAGCCAAAGACGGCTTCCAATCCGACTATTCACCTGTCGTGAGCTGGGAACAGAAGGAAGCCCCGGTCATGGAGGGCATGGAGAGCAGCACCGAGGCCCCGCCCGTGCTCCAATGGAGCGCCATGGGCCCAGGCTGGCTCTATGAGCTGCAGGCAGCGAAGGACAGGGATTTCAGGAAAATGCTGGTTGCGGCCAAGGCACTGGGCGAGCCAGCCTACACCTTTCCGGACAGGCTCGACCCTGGCAGATACTATATCCGCATGCGTGCCATCGACAGCCAGGGACAGGCCACGCCGTGGACGCCCAGCCAGACCCTGACGGTCAAAAATCCGCCACGCACGCTTGAGGGCTGTCTGATCGGCGCGCTCGTTCTGGTGGTCATCCTGCTCTAA
- a CDS encoding CHASE2 domain-containing protein, whose translation MRAVLRRSAAPALSLLLLLVLVWSGGRTILVNTGMDLLFRARGAMPPDQRIVIVGVDDATLAAYGRWPLPRRLHAELLGRLAGARALGLDFLFSEAAADDALLSAALASGPPAVLAVAPDGRQGLLKPHSDISGYAGLGHIEAMLSGDGIVRQVRLSPLEEVPLFAVSLASVAGLGKALDTGSHEPRFINFYGPESTFLTLSYRDVLEGKYPDTVFAGRFVLVGAQALGLGDSYITTFTRKTPTPGIEIQATILSNLLNNSFVRPLPWLTPMLIALFALLPLGLWPALGERRNLLCNLLLTVLVLAAALQLLRRHCFFDYLSPLAFLLFTYLFYLCLELFAAVRHILHQTQMIDQELDERLRLVYHAGQGPSAGHCPFSPAGIQEHLKRLQRAAAALRLQHHFLDNLLNRELPPLILWESGSGEPVFANVAFHAFWRACTGQEGGGLPRFQDFGARIPLKPPEDSAAGAGTRSRFDLQVKMPAGTRDFQGTVHRLLAPESGFCGDLALLQDITEIKELERVKDEVVSIVSHEFKQPLTVILGYGQMLMEELEGANRTFAQKICGQAGRLNRMIRDFLDIARLESGRQQIRRLPFSLEHMVAETLESIQSSAGKKGILVIQEASEHTSLYSGDEDLLMHALLNLLDNAVKFSDAGTVVKVVLVEEPERFVLRVVDQGPGIPDAERERIFGKFQRGSRTEKDEGFGLGLHLVHQIIEGHGGSIEALAVPVGATFEIVLPKAAAGEGTQTPLA comes from the coding sequence ATGCGTGCCGTGCTTCGCCGATCGGCCGCGCCGGCCCTGTCCCTGCTCCTCCTGCTGGTTCTGGTCTGGAGCGGGGGCCGGACCATTCTCGTCAATACGGGCATGGACCTGCTCTTCCGGGCCCGGGGAGCGATGCCGCCTGATCAGCGTATCGTCATCGTGGGCGTGGATGACGCCACTTTGGCGGCCTATGGGCGCTGGCCTCTGCCCCGCCGTCTGCACGCCGAACTGCTGGGCCGCCTGGCCGGCGCCCGGGCGCTTGGCCTCGACTTCCTCTTTTCAGAAGCGGCTGCAGACGATGCGCTCCTGAGCGCCGCCCTGGCCAGCGGCCCGCCTGCGGTGCTGGCCGTGGCCCCAGACGGGCGGCAGGGCTTGCTGAAGCCCCATTCCGACATCAGTGGCTATGCGGGCCTGGGCCACATCGAGGCCATGCTCTCCGGCGATGGCATTGTGCGTCAGGTGCGGCTGTCTCCCCTGGAAGAAGTACCGCTTTTCGCCGTCAGTCTGGCCTCTGTTGCCGGACTCGGGAAGGCGCTGGACACTGGCAGCCACGAGCCCAGGTTCATCAACTTTTATGGTCCGGAATCCACCTTCCTCACACTTTCCTACCGGGACGTGCTGGAAGGCAAGTATCCGGACACGGTCTTTGCCGGGCGTTTCGTCCTGGTGGGCGCCCAGGCTTTGGGACTGGGCGATTCCTATATCACCACCTTTACCCGCAAGACGCCCACGCCGGGCATCGAAATTCAGGCTACCATCCTGAGCAATCTCCTGAACAACAGCTTTGTGCGCCCGCTGCCCTGGCTGACACCAATGCTGATCGCCCTGTTTGCCCTGCTGCCTTTGGGTCTGTGGCCTGCCCTGGGCGAACGCCGCAATCTGCTGTGCAACCTGCTCCTGACCGTTCTTGTGCTGGCCGCCGCATTGCAGTTGTTACGCCGGCACTGCTTTTTCGATTATCTGAGCCCCCTGGCCTTTCTCCTCTTCACCTATCTGTTCTACCTGTGCCTGGAACTCTTTGCCGCAGTGCGCCACATTCTGCATCAGACGCAGATGATAGACCAGGAGCTGGACGAACGATTGCGCCTGGTCTATCATGCCGGGCAAGGCCCGTCCGCAGGCCACTGCCCGTTCAGCCCGGCTGGCATTCAGGAACACCTGAAGCGCCTGCAGCGGGCCGCGGCCGCGCTGCGCCTGCAGCACCATTTTCTGGACAACCTTCTGAACCGGGAACTGCCGCCCCTGATCCTCTGGGAAAGCGGGAGCGGGGAGCCGGTTTTCGCCAATGTCGCTTTTCATGCATTCTGGCGCGCCTGCACCGGCCAGGAGGGCGGTGGACTGCCTCGATTTCAGGACTTTGGCGCGCGGATTCCGCTGAAACCGCCCGAAGACTCTGCGGCTGGAGCCGGAACTCGCTCCCGCTTTGACCTGCAGGTGAAAATGCCTGCCGGCACCCGTGACTTCCAGGGCACTGTGCATCGGCTGCTGGCGCCGGAAAGCGGTTTCTGCGGGGATCTCGCCCTGTTGCAGGATATTACCGAAATCAAGGAACTGGAGCGGGTCAAGGATGAGGTGGTGTCCATCGTGTCTCACGAGTTCAAGCAGCCGCTTACGGTCATTCTGGGTTATGGCCAGATGCTCATGGAAGAATTGGAAGGAGCGAACCGCACCTTTGCCCAGAAGATCTGCGGCCAGGCCGGGCGGCTGAACCGGATGATTCGGGACTTTCTGGATATCGCGCGTCTGGAAAGCGGCCGGCAGCAGATCAGGCGGCTGCCCTTTTCGCTGGAGCACATGGTGGCCGAAACCCTGGAGAGCATCCAGAGCTCGGCCGGCAAAAAGGGTATTCTGGTGATACAAGAGGCGTCGGAACACACGAGTCTCTACAGCGGCGACGAGGATCTGCTGATGCATGCGCTCCTGAATCTTTTGGACAATGCCGTCAAGTTCAGCGATGCGGGCACTGTGGTCAAGGTCGTGCTCGTGGAAGAGCCGGAGCGTTTCGTGCTGCGGGTGGTCGATCAGGGGCCGGGTATTCCGGATGCCGAACGGGAACGCATTTTCGGCAAATTCCAGCGCGGTTCGCGCACCGAAAAAGACGAGGGCTTCGGTTTGGGGCTGCACCTGGTCCACCAGATCATAGAGGGCCACGGCGGCAGCATCGAAGCCCTGGCCGTGCCGGTGGGCGCGACCTTCGAGATCGTGCTCCCCAAAGCGGCAGCCGGGGAGGGGACGCAAACGCCGCTGGCCTGA
- a CDS encoding transglycosylase SLT domain-containing protein, whose product MPASQTGEDRTGQNAASPPTRGETEQNAAAPRAAPLPKPATAENKRARRPAGSGTRTAGKKRRGRKKKKKQYALGCRLMLAGVEAGALLGAGVLALMVTLGYAAATLSGTSLLYHRLPFALTVCGIVGAGTLLLRLWWGLRVRLNGWHVLSPPLLALTLAAAAGFLAQQPLFVPPLAQFRLLVGGKAEMQGATLRHQIFAAYRRLDREEMGRMLTRSRLYRADIEAAASAFALDPDLLMGLAAAESSFYPRDSADGGQGLFQITSVPAGAQQAAQQSLGAGALDLADQRHNTFVAAATLKSYLAQMRGNVILGLLAYNIGPENGGLRDIMKRYGATDFITIQPYLQEKPRNYPVRVLCFALAFRVQRTAGSLLPYEEELNAIRVQHIGIPGL is encoded by the coding sequence ATGCCGGCAAGCCAGACAGGCGAAGACCGGACAGGGCAGAACGCGGCCAGCCCGCCCACCCGGGGCGAAACGGAGCAGAACGCAGCGGCACCAAGGGCAGCGCCGCTGCCAAAGCCGGCGACCGCAGAGAATAAGCGTGCCCGCCGACCAGCCGGGAGCGGGACCAGGACTGCCGGCAAAAAAAGGCGCGGTCGCAAGAAGAAAAAGAAACAGTATGCCCTGGGCTGCCGGCTGATGCTGGCTGGAGTCGAGGCAGGCGCCCTGCTGGGCGCAGGCGTATTGGCGCTCATGGTGACCCTGGGCTATGCGGCCGCCACGCTGTCCGGCACAAGTCTGCTCTATCACCGTCTGCCGTTCGCCCTGACGGTCTGCGGCATTGTCGGGGCCGGGACCTTGCTGCTGCGATTGTGGTGGGGGCTCAGGGTACGGCTGAACGGCTGGCATGTCCTGTCTCCCCCCCTGCTTGCGCTGACGCTCGCAGCGGCTGCAGGCTTTCTGGCGCAGCAGCCGCTCTTCGTCCCGCCGCTTGCCCAGTTCCGGCTGCTGGTGGGCGGCAAGGCGGAGATGCAGGGGGCCACCCTGAGACACCAGATCTTTGCGGCCTACCGCAGGCTGGATCGGGAAGAAATGGGCAGGATGCTGACCCGGTCAAGGCTGTACCGCGCCGACATCGAAGCCGCGGCCAGCGCCTTTGCTCTGGATCCGGATCTCCTGATGGGGCTGGCTGCCGCAGAATCTTCCTTCTACCCGAGAGACAGCGCTGACGGCGGCCAGGGGCTCTTTCAGATTACCAGCGTGCCGGCCGGGGCGCAGCAGGCGGCGCAGCAAAGCCTCGGGGCAGGCGCCCTGGATCTGGCCGATCAGCGCCACAACACCTTTGTCGCGGCCGCGACCCTGAAAAGCTATCTTGCCCAGATGCGCGGCAACGTGATACTGGGCCTTCTGGCCTACAACATTGGCCCGGAAAACGGCGGCCTCAGGGATATCATGAAGCGCTACGGTGCCACCGATTTTATTACCATTCAACCGTACCTGCAGGAAAAACCGCGGAACTATCCGGTGCGTGTGCTCTGTTTCGCCCTGGCCTTCCGCGTGCAGCGGACCGCAGGCAGCCTGCTGCCCTATGAAGAGGAATTGAACGCCATCCGCGTGCAGCATATCGGCATTCCGGGACTCTAG
- a CDS encoding bacteriohemerythrin produces METLQWGPDLETGIAVIDAQHKRLVQLVNQMYEARQKHDMNTVGAVIPEMVDYSVSHFNFEEELMQDAGYGLLKVHKWLHEQFVNKLPDFQARYQAGEDITEELYIMLSRWLTHHICREDRGYVQSIKAYLAQNGEVSAPGGSTASGSA; encoded by the coding sequence ATGGAAACATTGCAATGGGGGCCGGATCTCGAAACCGGTATTGCCGTAATCGATGCCCAGCACAAACGCCTTGTTCAACTGGTGAACCAGATGTATGAGGCGCGCCAGAAACATGACATGAACACGGTGGGCGCGGTGATTCCCGAGATGGTGGACTACTCCGTTTCCCATTTCAACTTCGAGGAAGAGCTGATGCAGGATGCCGGCTATGGCCTGCTGAAGGTCCACAAATGGCTGCACGAACAGTTCGTGAACAAGCTGCCGGACTTCCAGGCGCGCTACCAGGCCGGGGAAGACATCACGGAAGAGCTGTACATCATGCTGAGCCGCTGGCTCACGCACCACATTTGCCGCGAAGACCGGGGCTATGTGCAATCCATCAAAGCCTATCTCGCCCAGAACGGCGAGGTCAGCGCGCCCGGGGGCAGCACAGCTTCTGGAAGCGCCTGA
- the purF gene encoding amidophosphoribosyltransferase: MPDEELWRPRHECGICGVFGHGDAAKLVYFGLYALQHRGQESAGIAAGNGQGIVLRKAMGLVPDVFSEQTLQQLPGHLASGHVRYSTTGASSPGNVQPFMIRHRGMELTIAHNGNLVNSMTLHKRLEAEGAIFQTSMDSEIVLHLLARELVRHPLPEAIARALGQVRGAYSLLLMTKDSLMAVRDPGGFHPLCLGMLDNGAYVVASETCALDLIEARYLREIEPGELLIINREGLQSLHPWPPARRSFCIFEHVYFARPDSNVFGLNVYAARKRMGAMLAREAKIDADIVMPFPDSGNYAALGYAQASGIPLEFGMIRNHYVGRTFIQPSQSMRDFSVRVKLNPVRELLAGKRVIIVEDSIVRGTTGRSRVQSLRRAGAKEIHMVVSCPPTRYGCFYGVDFPSPKKLVASGNTIEGIRDYLGLDSLHYLSLEGLVEATGLPKEHFCLACFNNEYPVPPDTGLAKEALDEGRQPLSPGL, from the coding sequence ATGCCTGACGAAGAACTGTGGCGCCCCCGCCACGAATGCGGTATCTGCGGCGTTTTCGGTCATGGGGATGCCGCCAAGCTGGTCTATTTCGGGCTCTACGCCCTGCAACACCGCGGCCAGGAAAGCGCCGGCATCGCGGCGGGAAACGGCCAGGGCATCGTTTTGCGCAAGGCCATGGGGCTCGTGCCGGATGTGTTCAGCGAGCAGACCCTGCAGCAGCTTCCCGGCCACCTGGCCAGCGGGCATGTGCGCTATTCCACCACCGGCGCCTCCAGCCCGGGCAACGTCCAGCCCTTCATGATCCGGCACCGCGGCATGGAACTCACCATTGCCCACAACGGCAACCTGGTCAACTCCATGACGCTGCACAAACGCCTGGAGGCGGAAGGCGCGATTTTCCAGACCAGCATGGACAGTGAAATCGTGCTGCACCTGCTGGCCCGCGAGCTGGTCAGGCACCCTCTGCCAGAAGCCATTGCCAGGGCGCTGGGCCAGGTGCGCGGCGCCTATTCCCTGCTGCTCATGACCAAAGACAGCCTGATGGCCGTCCGTGATCCGGGCGGCTTTCATCCGCTCTGTCTGGGCATGCTGGACAACGGGGCCTATGTGGTGGCCTCGGAGACCTGTGCGCTGGATCTGATCGAGGCCCGTTATCTCCGCGAAATCGAGCCCGGCGAGCTGCTGATCATCAACCGCGAAGGCCTGCAGTCGCTGCATCCCTGGCCACCGGCGCGCAGGAGCTTCTGCATCTTCGAGCACGTGTATTTCGCCCGGCCCGACAGCAATGTCTTCGGCCTGAACGTCTATGCCGCGCGGAAGCGCATGGGCGCGATGCTCGCCCGGGAAGCGAAAATAGACGCCGACATTGTCATGCCCTTCCCGGATTCCGGCAACTACGCGGCGCTGGGTTACGCGCAGGCCTCGGGCATTCCGCTGGAGTTCGGCATGATCAGAAACCACTATGTGGGCCGCACCTTTATCCAGCCCAGCCAGTCGATGCGGGATTTTTCGGTGCGGGTCAAGCTGAACCCGGTGCGCGAACTGCTCGCAGGCAAAAGGGTCATCATCGTGGAGGATTCCATCGTGCGCGGCACCACGGGCCGCAGCCGGGTGCAGTCCCTCAGGCGCGCGGGTGCGAAAGAAATCCACATGGTGGTCAGTTGCCCGCCTACCCGCTATGGCTGCTTTTATGGCGTCGACTTCCCTTCCCCCAAAAAGCTCGTCGCCTCCGGCAACACGATCGAGGGCATCCGGGACTATCTGGGTCTGGATTCGCTCCACTACCTGAGTCTTGAAGGTCTGGTCGAGGCCACCGGGCTGCCGAAAGAGCACTTCTGCCTGGCCTGCTTCAACAACGAGTATCCCGTGCCGCCGGACACCGGCCTGGCCAAGGAAGCACTGGACGAAGGCAGGCAGCCCCTGAGCCCTGGTCTGTAA